Proteins from one Scyliorhinus canicula chromosome 6, sScyCan1.1, whole genome shotgun sequence genomic window:
- the LOC119967449 gene encoding transcription factor Sox-7-like, protein MATLMSPYTWTEGLDSPAGEGKPRAGLPAHESSGRNKAEPRIRRPMNAFMVWAKDERKQLAIQNPDLHNAELSKMLGKSWKALAPSQKRPFVEEAERLRVQHMQDHPNYKYRPRRKKQIKRLCKRVDPSFLLNNFPHDQSPVHGGRMCRGPLEEEEDKGYPPASRLPAISRFRETHTTNNSFDNYGLPTPEMSPLDVIDPDHSFFPPQCTEDSSSQMNGIMYRSDYSQSPIQCGHLSQISILQNRSITMHPAAIHPPPPPYYNRIQHPAPQSMNSSTSVHLSPPHEHHHLDNLEHISQAELLGEVDRNEFDQYLNTSSHLNHAAMVINSHLPDVSSSGGTSSERSLISVLADATAAYYNSYSSS, encoded by the exons ATGGCTACACTGATGAGCCCATACACATGGACAGAGGGTTTGGACTCTCCTGCTGGGGAAGGAAAGCCGAGGGCTGGGCTCCCAGCTCACGAATCTTCAGGCAGAAACAAAGCTGAGCCACGAATCCGGAGACCCATGAATGCCTTCATGGTCTGGGCTAAGGACGAGAGGAAACAACTAGCAATCCAAAACCCTGATCTACACAATGCAGAGCTCAGCAAAATGCTGG GCAAATCATGGAAAGCACTCGCTCCTTCACAGAAGAGGCCTTTTGTGGAAGAAGCGGAAAGATTGCGAGTTCAGCATATGCAAGATCATCCTAATTACAAATACAGACCGCGGAGGAAAAAACAGATCAAACGTCTCTGCAAACGTGTAGATCCCAGCTTCCTGCTCAACAACTTCCCCCACGATCAGTCTCCTGTCCACGGtggaagaatgtgcagaggacctctggaggaggaagaggataaaGGCTATCCACCAGCCTCAAGACTTCCTGCAATTAGCAGATTTAGGGAAACGCACACAACAAACAACAGCTTCGACAACTATGGGCTACCCACTCCCGAGATGTCTCCTTTAGATGTGATTGATCCTGATCACAGTTTCTTTCCACCTCAGTGTACAGAGGATTCGTCTTCTCAGATGAATGGAATAATGTATCGGTCAGACTACAGTCAAAGTCCCATCCAATGTGGACATCTCAGTCAGATTTCAATCCTCCAGAATAGATCTATCACGATGCACCCAGCAGccatccatcctcctccacctccttattATAACCGGATCCAGCATCCAGCCCCCCAGTCCATGAACTCAAGCACCTCTGTCCACCTTTCTCCCCCTCATGAGCACCATCATCTAGATAACCTGGAACATATCAGCCAGGCTGAGCTCTTAGGAGAAGTGGACCGCAATGAGTTTGATCAGTATTTGAACACCTCCAGTCATTTAAATCATGCAGCGATGGTAATTAATTCACATCTACCTGACGTCAGCTCATCAGGAGGCACAAGTTCAGAGAGGAGCCTTATATCTGTGTTAGCAGATGCTACTGCAGCATATTACAATAGCTACAGTAGTTCCTAG